In Aliarcobacter faecis, a genomic segment contains:
- a CDS encoding phosphoethanolamine transferase, with protein sequence MIVNMNIPRGKKYSKQWIGFWSFFIFFTFIFVTSPTTFRTIEKNDIKFEIFGVNEDNTNSNISQVKDELFNIKAGEKEAVSLNLNFLKSSFIQLEFFAQEDYIDGDILFEIFKNDKLLEKEIIKTGEKPLVIKSYFTPNDKIKIVASINGENQAWAKLRIGKIAISDIFLLIFSLFFWLLVLFLTFRKNQAAIILGVYSIFLLSIYAENTTFNQIDIKSLLANSGILIAISLLLALIFNFSKNIKIANIIALFTALLFFVLASVPLMFISYKLAFNIPLEKEALYSIFQSNTSESLEFITSFVPIGSLLFIIFSLLFLFYISWWHRNSKVKSFDFTTIFILIVSTSIIAISYIDNMKLPNFIKEHYNTYIEELEKFKDIQNKKNFDSNFEASKEEIGETYIFVIGESLNKRHMQLYGYTRQTTPNLQKLYNDGEILKLDNVLSNHVLTMSTLSLALTEAYIGSSKKYFDSASIVDILKKADFETIWLTNQNLLGAWDNLVSIIASNADQTISINNSIGTTTRTQNYDGELIKYLNKFLETKTSKNRAIFIHLMGSHLAYCQRFPQEYRVFNDDLDEKTFGKNLASKKDIKNFVNCYDNSVLYNDFVVSSFIESIKKQEGVNALIYMPDHAEEVFKAYAHDPGKFTFNMTQIPFLFWFSQNYKNKYSTKYENILKNQKQYFSNDRLYDTLIGLTDIKTPLYKSDFDLSSNNYFINEKDASTLHGKIKFTQNDNFFYWQKRNFDYINNTYISDNFIVNGINSLGKLSEVLYFGFKSFGLKLTLDSDNKLVIKDNNSLSFEDILNSINLGNIDKIYIETQNSKDILKEIENSSSKFDIKSKLILDSSEIVKIKTSLDNKNFIKEIKNNNITRFSKKFYLVEYKSNFD encoded by the coding sequence ATGATAGTTAATATGAATATTCCTAGAGGTAAAAAATACTCAAAGCAGTGGATAGGGTTTTGGAGTTTTTTTATCTTTTTTACATTTATTTTTGTTACTAGTCCAACGACTTTTAGAACTATTGAGAAAAATGATATCAAATTTGAGATTTTTGGAGTAAATGAAGATAATACAAACTCAAATATTTCTCAAGTAAAAGATGAACTTTTCAATATCAAAGCTGGAGAGAAAGAAGCAGTTAGTTTAAATCTAAACTTTTTAAAAAGCTCTTTTATACAGCTAGAATTTTTTGCTCAAGAAGATTATATTGATGGAGATATTTTATTTGAAATATTTAAAAATGATAAACTTTTAGAAAAAGAGATTATAAAAACAGGCGAAAAACCACTAGTAATAAAAAGTTATTTTACACCAAATGATAAAATAAAAATTGTTGCTTCAATAAATGGGGAAAATCAAGCTTGGGCAAAACTTAGAATTGGCAAAATAGCAATTAGTGATATATTTTTACTAATATTTTCACTATTTTTTTGGCTTTTAGTTCTATTTTTAACATTTAGAAAAAATCAAGCTGCAATAATTTTAGGTGTTTATAGCATATTTTTACTATCAATTTATGCAGAAAATACAACATTTAATCAAATAGATATAAAATCTCTTCTAGCAAATAGTGGGATTTTAATAGCAATTAGCCTACTTTTAGCACTAATTTTTAATTTCTCAAAAAATATAAAAATAGCAAATATCATAGCACTATTTACAGCTTTATTATTTTTTGTTTTAGCATCTGTTCCATTGATGTTTATCTCATATAAATTAGCATTTAATATCCCTTTAGAAAAAGAGGCTTTATACTCTATTTTTCAATCAAATACAAGTGAAAGTTTAGAGTTTATAACTAGTTTTGTACCTATTGGTTCGCTACTATTTATTATTTTCTCTCTACTATTTTTATTTTATATCTCTTGGTGGCATAGAAATAGTAAAGTTAAAAGTTTTGATTTTACAACAATATTTATTTTAATTGTAAGCACTTCAATTATTGCTATTTCATATATTGATAATATGAAACTTCCAAATTTTATAAAAGAGCATTACAATACTTATATAGAAGAGCTTGAAAAGTTTAAAGATATTCAAAATAAGAAAAATTTTGATTCAAATTTTGAAGCTTCAAAAGAGGAAATTGGAGAGACTTATATTTTTGTGATTGGAGAATCTCTAAATAAAAGACATATGCAACTATACGGTTATACAAGACAAACTACTCCAAATTTGCAAAAACTCTATAATGATGGTGAGATTTTAAAACTTGATAATGTACTTTCAAACCATGTTTTAACTATGAGTACCCTATCTTTAGCTCTTACAGAAGCTTATATAGGAAGTAGCAAAAAATATTTTGATTCAGCATCTATTGTTGATATTTTGAAAAAAGCAGATTTTGAAACAATTTGGCTAACAAACCAAAATTTATTGGGAGCTTGGGATAATCTTGTATCGATAATTGCTTCAAATGCAGATCAAACAATAAGTATAAATAACTCAATAGGAACAACTACAAGAACACAAAACTATGATGGAGAACTTATAAAATATCTAAACAAATTTTTAGAGACAAAAACTTCAAAAAATAGAGCAATTTTTATTCACTTAATGGGAAGCCATCTTGCATATTGCCAAAGATTTCCACAAGAGTATAGAGTTTTTAATGATGACTTAGATGAAAAAACATTTGGAAAAAATCTAGCTTCAAAAAAAGATATTAAGAATTTTGTAAATTGTTATGATAATAGTGTACTTTACAACGATTTTGTAGTTTCTTCTTTTATTGAAAGTATTAAAAAACAAGAAGGTGTTAATGCTTTGATTTATATGCCAGACCATGCAGAAGAGGTATTTAAAGCTTATGCTCATGATCCTGGGAAATTTACCTTTAATATGACTCAAATTCCTTTTTTATTCTGGTTTTCACAAAATTATAAAAATAAATATTCTACTAAATATGAAAATATTTTGAAAAATCAAAAACAATATTTCTCAAATGATAGATTGTACGATACTTTAATAGGTCTTACAGATATTAAAACACCTCTATATAAAAGTGATTTTGATTTGAGTTCAAATAACTATTTTATAAATGAAAAAGATGCTTCAACACTTCATGGAAAAATAAAATTTACACAAAATGACAACTTCTTTTATTGGCAAAAAAGAAATTTTGATTATATAAACAATACATATATTAGTGATAATTTTATTGTAAATGGTATAAATAGCTTGGGAAAACTAAGTGAGGTTTTATATTTTGGATTTAAATCTTTTGGACTAAAACTAACTTTAGATAGCGATAATAAATTAGTGATAAAAGATAATAACTCTCTATCATTTGAAGATATTTTAAATAGTATAAATTTAGGAAATATCGATAAAATATATATAGAAACACAAAACAGCAAAGATATTTTAAAAGAGATTGAAAATTCATCTTCTAAATTTGATATAAAATCAAAACTAATTTTAGATAGTAGTGAAATAGTAAAAATCAAAACTTCTCTTGATAATAAAAATTTTATAAAAGAGATAAAAAATAATAATATAACTAGATTTAGTAAGAAATTTTATTTAGTTGAGTACAAATCAAACTTTGATTAA
- a CDS encoding L,D-transpeptidase, translated as MKKLLFFSLFVNSLYATNQHYSIEVCVTKNLENAEYCKNHIKKSMEGDVYIVEENNRFYTYLNLFDDKNLAYKELRYVSEFVKKQKPYVKAISNYQYLAIKSNENKINPKPIEKVEIKPNIVEELIDNAQLNHIPTDENINEEIVESNGKSNLALEIIESDTDKIEENLPKAFVSNVNLNEFDNILIKVNSKTNIMELKGVKNSVETLIRTYLVATARAGVKKPQGKGNISELSLNPYWYPTSSIRKSFARKGINLPNVVPPNHKYNYMGAAKLNLTHSVNGDTSYRIHGTLNESTLGKNVSAGCIRMKNSEIVELTKAFQKIDLKKIIVYLF; from the coding sequence TTGAAGAAATTATTATTTTTTTCACTATTTGTAAATTCATTGTATGCAACTAATCAACACTATTCTATAGAAGTTTGTGTTACTAAAAATTTAGAAAATGCAGAGTATTGTAAGAATCATATAAAAAAAAGTATGGAAGGTGATGTTTATATTGTAGAAGAAAATAATAGATTTTATACATATTTAAATCTATTTGATGATAAAAATTTAGCATACAAAGAGTTAAGATATGTATCGGAGTTTGTGAAAAAACAGAAACCTTATGTAAAAGCTATCTCAAATTATCAATATTTAGCAATAAAATCAAATGAAAATAAAATAAATCCAAAACCTATAGAAAAAGTAGAAATAAAACCAAATATAGTTGAAGAGCTTATAGATAATGCACAATTAAATCATATCCCAACAGATGAAAATATAAACGAAGAGATTGTTGAATCTAATGGAAAATCTAATCTAGCTTTAGAAATAATAGAATCTGATACTGATAAAATAGAAGAAAATTTACCAAAAGCATTTGTTAGTAATGTTAATTTAAATGAGTTTGATAATATTCTAATAAAAGTAAATTCAAAGACAAATATTATGGAATTAAAAGGAGTAAAAAATAGTGTAGAAACACTAATTAGAACATATCTTGTAGCAACAGCAAGAGCTGGAGTAAAAAAACCTCAAGGAAAAGGAAATATCTCAGAGTTATCTTTAAATCCATATTGGTATCCAACTTCTTCAATTAGAAAAAGCTTTGCAAGAAAAGGTATAAATTTGCCTAATGTTGTTCCACCAAATCATAAATATAACTATATGGGTGCTGCTAAATTAAATCTTACTCATAGTGTAAATGGAGATACTTCATATAGAATACATGGAACTCTAAATGAGAGTACTTTAGGAAAAAATGTAAGTGCTGGATGTATTAGAATGAAGAACTCTGAAATTGTTGAATTAACAAAAGCATTTCAAAAAATTGATTTAAAGAAAATTATTGTTTATCTTTTTTAA
- a CDS encoding lysozyme inhibitor LprI family protein: MKIIFFISVFILSLHSASFNCKTANTFIEHTICNNAELSKLDDILATTYKQTMSKVSNKENLKKIQFAWLKNDRASCKNVQCLKEVYSKRIEFLKQYDDKKIFNNPFEGEYRVNYSVLTIENNYDFMIVKVDPHNLRTCTTDGKFRNINNTIF; the protein is encoded by the coding sequence ATGAAAATAATTTTTTTTATATCTGTTTTTATATTATCACTGCACTCTGCTAGTTTTAATTGTAAAACAGCAAATACTTTTATAGAACATACAATTTGTAATAATGCAGAACTATCAAAACTAGATGATATATTAGCAACAACTTACAAACAAACTATGTCTAAAGTTTCAAATAAAGAAAATCTAAAAAAGATACAATTTGCATGGCTAAAGAATGATAGAGCATCTTGCAAAAATGTTCAATGCTTAAAAGAGGTATATTCAAAAAGAATTGAATTTTTAAAACAATATGATGATAAAAAGATTTTTAATAATCCATTTGAAGGTGAATATAGAGTAAATTACTCAGTCTTAACTATAGAGAATAACTATGATTTTATGATAGTAAAAGTTGATCCTCATAATCTAAGAACTTGCACTACTGATGGTAAGTTCAGAAATATAAATAATACTATATTCTGA
- a CDS encoding N-acetylmuramoyl-L-alanine amidase: MRTKLKYFLPLLFINNLFGFDLLIDTGHTPKKNGATSSTCIKEYEYNKSLTYSILDILKDENSLNITLSSKNESQEISFEQRYESSKNKDLFFSIHHDSVQEQFIKYNEKPCPQTDYAKGFSIFVSKKNVDFEKSLIYAKIFAQELINSGLTPSLHHNENIKGENRELVDEKLGIYYFDNLKVLRNANSPAILFEAGVIVNPEDEKFVQTKEFKNIVANALKRLKD; this comes from the coding sequence TTGAGAACAAAACTAAAATATTTTTTACCACTACTTTTTATAAATAATCTTTTTGGATTTGATTTACTAATAGATACTGGGCATACACCAAAGAAAAATGGTGCTACAAGTTCAACTTGTATAAAAGAATATGAGTATAATAAAAGTTTGACTTACTCTATATTAGACATTTTAAAAGATGAAAATAGTTTAAATATAACTTTGAGTTCAAAGAATGAAAGTCAAGAGATAAGTTTTGAACAAAGATATGAATCTAGTAAAAATAAAGATTTATTTTTCTCTATTCATCATGATTCTGTTCAAGAACAATTTATAAAGTACAATGAAAAACCTTGTCCTCAAACAGACTATGCAAAAGGTTTTTCTATATTTGTATCTAAAAAGAATGTTGATTTTGAGAAATCTTTAATCTATGCAAAAATTTTTGCACAAGAGTTAATTAATTCTGGATTAACTCCATCTTTACACCATAATGAAAATATAAAAGGTGAGAATAGAGAACTGGTTGATGAAAAACTTGGAATTTATTATTTTGATAATTTAAAAGTTTTAAGAAATGCGAACTCACCTGCAATTTTGTTTGAAGCTGGAGTTATTGTAAATCCAGAAGATGAAAAATTTGTACAAACTAAAGAGTTTAAAAATATTGTTGCAAATGCACTAAAAAGGCTTAAAGATTAA
- a CDS encoding polysaccharide deacetylase family protein, producing MFKYILFIILFAFIKLFADNNFYTISICSDEKYESSLYCKDNIIKETELDIIITKSKDTLYRTNYGKFGTKKEAYLQMKKLSRSTKQFGVFVVNIDKNNTEFELFEVHKKSNNLNKISSYNDNSIIDLNLIKKNMENSEKSDKSEFYKEKVIKKLEKEDITENDKVDFETEFKKIVEFENVVKKVLLEHPAKDVKSENSESKRDLGVETKKIAYLTFDDGPIGATKNILNVFEEENIPATLFFIGYQIKNNPIIYEDALNSKNITVANHTYSHASGGYQRFYSNSDGVLADIDKNQRLLDKYIDNSLKPLRFAGRNVFRLKDIKTNDVALSKEHTQNELLSYDKVHNSGYSIYGWDVEWEFDENGKPVQSPEQVLQYMETSYKNSKTKKMNKVILLTHDIMFSNHYNGKANLKKLIKLLKENNWSFESINHY from the coding sequence ATGTTTAAATACATTTTATTTATTATTTTATTTGCTTTTATAAAATTATTTGCAGATAATAATTTTTATACTATTTCTATTTGTAGTGATGAAAAATATGAGAGTTCGCTATATTGTAAAGACAATATCATAAAAGAGACTGAATTAGATATTATTATTACTAAATCAAAAGATACTTTATATAGAACAAATTATGGTAAATTTGGAACTAAAAAAGAGGCTTATTTACAGATGAAGAAATTGAGCAGAAGCACTAAGCAGTTTGGTGTTTTTGTAGTAAATATTGATAAAAACAATACAGAGTTTGAACTATTTGAAGTTCATAAAAAGAGTAATAATTTAAATAAAATATCTTCTTATAATGATAATAGTATTATAGATTTAAACCTAATAAAAAAGAATATGGAAAATTCAGAAAAGAGTGATAAATCTGAATTCTACAAAGAAAAAGTTATTAAAAAACTAGAAAAAGAAGATATTACAGAAAATGATAAGGTTGATTTTGAAACAGAGTTTAAAAAAATAGTTGAATTTGAAAATGTAGTAAAAAAAGTTTTATTAGAACACCCTGCAAAAGATGTAAAGTCGGAAAATAGTGAATCTAAACGAGATTTAGGTGTTGAAACAAAAAAAATTGCATATTTGACATTTGATGATGGGCCAATAGGTGCAACAAAAAATATTCTAAATGTTTTTGAAGAAGAAAATATTCCTGCAACACTATTTTTTATAGGTTATCAGATTAAAAACAATCCAATTATCTATGAAGATGCTTTGAATAGTAAAAATATAACTGTAGCAAATCATACATACTCTCATGCTTCAGGTGGATACCAAAGATTCTACTCAAATAGTGATGGAGTTTTAGCCGATATTGATAAAAATCAAAGACTTTTAGATAAATATATAGACAATAGCTTAAAGCCACTAAGATTTGCTGGAAGAAATGTATTTAGACTAAAAGATATAAAAACGAATGATGTTGCACTTTCTAAAGAACATACACAAAATGAACTATTAAGTTATGATAAAGTGCATAATAGTGGATATAGTATTTATGGTTGGGATGTTGAGTGGGAATTTGATGAAAATGGAAAACCAGTTCAATCTCCTGAACAAGTTCTTCAATATATGGAAACATCTTACAAAAATAGCAAAACAAAGAAAATGAATAAAGTAATTCTTTTAACTCACGATATAATGTTTAGTAATCACTATAATGGAAAAGCAAACTTAAAAAAACTAATAAAACTTCTAAAAGAAAATAATTGGAGCTTTGAGAGTATAAATCACTATTAA
- a CDS encoding flagellin, giving the protein MQKYFTILLIKVGLTQNQLESSVRNSMISYVNLKNAESVIRDVDYALESANFNKLNFIARAGSFVQSQANEIEKNFVISILK; this is encoded by the coding sequence ATTCAAAAATATTTTACTATACTCTTAATCAAAGTTGGTTTAACTCAAAACCAATTAGAATCAAGTGTGAGAAATAGTATGATAAGTTATGTAAATCTTAAAAATGCAGAGAGTGTGATAAGAGATGTTGATTATGCACTTGAAAGTGCAAATTTTAATAAACTAAATTTTATTGCACGAGCTGGTTCTTTTGTTCAATCTCAAGCAAATGAAATTGAAAAAAATTTTGTAATTTCTATTTTGAAGTAA
- a CDS encoding lysozyme inhibitor LprI family protein, protein MKKKVVFIVTLFATISFATSQHSLSFEKCLEGKWRDAEMAACTYEETKLEDKRLNQAYKKAMQTIKKDKRDELKEVQRAWIKYRDLNCNFNSYITGGTMDQLFVAECFLSMTKERANELEFIAEISNGDLED, encoded by the coding sequence ATGAAAAAAAAAGTTGTATTTATAGTAACTTTATTTGCAACAATCTCTTTTGCAACTTCTCAACATTCATTAAGTTTTGAAAAATGTCTGGAAGGAAAGTGGAGAGATGCAGAAATGGCAGCGTGTACATATGAGGAAACAAAACTTGAAGATAAAAGATTAAATCAAGCTTATAAGAAAGCTATGCAAACTATAAAAAAAGATAAAAGAGATGAATTAAAAGAGGTTCAGAGAGCTTGGATAAAATATAGAGATTTGAATTGTAATTTTAATTCTTATATAACAGGTGGAACAATGGATCAACTATTTGTGGCAGAATGTTTTTTGTCTATGACAAAAGAAAGGGCTAATGAGTTAGAGTTTATAGCAGAAATCTCTAATGGTGATTTAGAAGATTAA
- a CDS encoding flagellin N-terminal helical domain-containing protein, which translates to MHIGIISNLLQQNTINNNKGLTNSLEKLSTGLRINKASNDASGLSISDKLRTQASGIKQGIENANSAIAMMNIADKAISEMSNILDTIKAKAIQMNTDTTSEDGRVLIKNDILKLIDSYDKIACSTNYNKTPLLTGCASPFDFQIADNASDLISVEIDNIQARQMGLDDPNKLKNFISGFAPIPVPTPTTPTPPTIGTPGNGIVLSNDLNNRVNYSSNPAGNFMIEIPTGTKNLTIHLNDHGMNDTIQIFTKDGTHVAGTPAGHSSWDNGYSPANIIYLYPNKFNIGATYSDDISRYPLNSTKDALGSTTVNWIDKQGSNQVFNLNANDEIIVIPNVTENLVVFINGNGSYDVGAEWESEDNENIGSIPIPDEQGCACDSIQLVRDDTNPTLKVQAQILMDVVDASLSQLNSQRANVGAGTNQLESSARNNLTGYVNLKNAESIIRDVDYAQESANFNKSNIIAQAGSFVLSQASQVEKNWVAQLLK; encoded by the coding sequence TTGCATATAGGAATAATTTCAAATTTACTACAACAAAATACAATAAATAATAATAAAGGTCTTACAAATTCACTAGAGAAACTATCTACTGGATTAAGAATAAATAAAGCAAGCAATGATGCTTCAGGACTTTCCATTTCAGATAAATTAAGAACTCAAGCAAGTGGAATAAAACAAGGAATAGAAAACGCAAATAGTGCAATTGCTATGATGAATATTGCAGACAAAGCTATAAGTGAAATGAGTAATATTCTAGATACCATAAAAGCTAAAGCTATACAAATGAATACAGATACAACAAGTGAAGATGGAAGAGTTTTGATAAAAAATGATATTTTAAAACTAATTGATAGTTATGATAAAATTGCTTGCTCTACAAACTACAATAAAACTCCACTTCTAACTGGTTGTGCAAGCCCATTTGATTTTCAAATTGCTGATAATGCAAGTGATTTAATCTCTGTTGAAATAGATAATATACAAGCTAGGCAAATGGGATTAGATGATCCAAATAAACTAAAAAATTTTATAAGTGGTTTTGCTCCTATACCTGTTCCAACACCAACTACTCCAACACCACCAACTATTGGAACTCCAGGGAATGGGATTGTTTTAAGTAATGATTTAAATAATAGAGTTAATTATAGTTCAAATCCTGCAGGAAACTTTATGATAGAAATTCCTACAGGAACTAAAAATCTAACTATTCATTTAAATGACCATGGTATGAATGACACTATTCAAATATTTACGAAAGATGGTACCCATGTAGCAGGAACTCCAGCTGGACATTCTAGTTGGGATAATGGCTATTCACCAGCAAATATTATATATTTATATCCAAATAAATTTAATATAGGGGCAACATATAGTGATGATATAAGTAGATATCCTTTAAACTCTACAAAAGATGCTTTAGGAAGTACTACAGTAAATTGGATTGATAAACAAGGGAGTAATCAAGTTTTTAATCTTAATGCTAATGACGAAATAATAGTGATTCCAAATGTTACCGAAAACTTAGTTGTTTTTATAAATGGAAATGGTTCTTACGATGTTGGAGCTGAATGGGAAAGTGAAGATAATGAAAATATTGGTTCAATACCGATACCTGATGAACAAGGTTGTGCATGTGATTCTATACAACTTGTAAGAGATGATACAAATCCAACTCTAAAAGTTCAAGCCCAAATACTTATGGATGTTGTGGATGCTTCTCTTTCTCAATTAAATTCTCAAAGAGCAAATGTAGGAGCAGGAACAAATCAATTAGAATCAAGTGCTAGAAACAATCTTACAGGTTATGTAAATCTAAAAAATGCCGAGAGCATTATAAGAGATGTAGATTATGCTCAAGAGAGTGCAAATTTCAATAAATCAAATATCATTGCACAAGCTGGTTCTTTTGTATTATCACAAGCTAGTCAAGTTGAGAAAAATTGGGTAGCACAACTTTTAAAATAG
- a CDS encoding sensor histidine kinase, producing MFKIDKTIIKFNKKLLFMPKFSSFLFITIIIFLLLNFIGYIFLSKYLENNHLKKQEIIFYKLQSETSNLLTKLLYKYDKQKEILLDKHKEVLKYLENKPLDIPLDEIYEKINEGLPEKPYNIYITDENLIIKNTTYFPDLGFDLSFAKDEIEQRKLTNKIGISAPIFEIYDSKFFSYSDSAINKGNQILQVSFTYYDLEDDLERVRNIINENFEIESSNTFVAYADGFIADFIFKLSNIKKPTPKEIEEKIQKGKKLLKDISQENYLSSFQEKSNLKNIKYLNVIQESPIFNDAKIIYSIAFDETSYNEYKNNLNIIISLVSLVGIISIYILTKLRYKEKLLSYKDKFIEHSIHEIKTPLSIISINSQLRDKFLGEDKYSMKIEGALRTLENSYEDMTFLHTKEHIDYKIETLDLKEILLDRIKYFEIIAKTQNRVFDIDISNTLFIHISKIELNRLIDNNLSNAIKYSFINSSIKIILKDNILKFISTGKNINNTKNIFKKYSRENSSVSGHGLGLSIVKDICDKYNIRIYVNSKNKNIFEYHLNCHVADIS from the coding sequence ATGTTCAAAATAGATAAAACAATAATAAAATTCAATAAAAAACTATTATTTATGCCTAAGTTCTCAAGTTTTCTATTTATTACCATAATTATTTTCTTACTTCTAAATTTTATAGGTTATATTTTTCTATCAAAATATTTAGAAAATAATCATCTAAAAAAACAAGAAATAATTTTTTATAAATTACAAAGTGAAACAAGCAATCTCTTAACAAAACTTCTATACAAATATGATAAACAAAAAGAAATTTTACTTGATAAACATAAAGAGGTTTTAAAATATTTAGAAAATAAACCTTTAGATATCCCTTTAGATGAAATTTATGAAAAAATCAATGAAGGTTTACCAGAGAAACCTTACAATATTTATATTACAGATGAAAACCTAATTATAAAAAACACAACATATTTTCCAGATTTAGGTTTTGATTTAAGTTTTGCAAAAGATGAAATTGAACAGCGAAAATTAACTAATAAAATAGGTATTTCAGCACCTATTTTTGAAATATATGACTCAAAATTTTTTAGTTATTCTGATTCAGCAATAAATAAAGGGAATCAAATTCTACAAGTTAGCTTTACTTACTATGATTTAGAAGATGATTTAGAAAGAGTTAGGAATATCATTAACGAAAATTTTGAGATTGAAAGCTCAAATACTTTTGTAGCTTATGCTGATGGATTTATTGCAGATTTTATATTTAAATTATCAAATATAAAAAAACCAACTCCAAAAGAGATTGAAGAGAAAATTCAAAAAGGTAAGAAATTATTAAAAGATATAAGCCAAGAAAATTATCTCTCATCTTTTCAAGAAAAAAGTAATCTCAAAAATATAAAATATCTAAATGTTATTCAAGAAAGTCCTATTTTTAATGATGCAAAAATTATTTATAGTATAGCTTTTGATGAAACAAGCTATAATGAATATAAAAATAATCTAAATATTATTATTTCTTTAGTATCTTTAGTAGGAATTATCTCAATATATATTCTTACAAAATTAAGATATAAAGAGAAACTTTTAAGTTATAAAGATAAATTTATAGAACATTCCATTCATGAAATCAAAACTCCTTTATCTATCATTAGCATAAATTCTCAATTAAGAGATAAATTTTTGGGAGAAGATAAATACTCTATGAAAATTGAAGGTGCTTTAAGGACTCTTGAGAATTCATACGAAGATATGACTTTTTTACATACAAAAGAGCATATAGATTATAAAATTGAAACATTAGATTTAAAAGAGATTTTACTTGATAGAATAAAATATTTTGAGATTATTGCAAAAACTCAAAATAGAGTATTTGATATAGATATTTCAAATACTTTATTTATACATATTAGTAAAATTGAATTAAATAGATTGATAGATAATAATCTTTCAAATGCAATAAAATATAGTTTTATCAATAGTTCTATAAAAATTATATTAAAAGATAATATTCTTAAATTTATTTCAACAGGAAAAAATATAAACAATACTAAAAATATTTTTAAAAAATATTCAAGAGAAAATAGTTCTGTTAGTGGACATGGACTTGGACTTTCAATTGTAAAAGATATTTGTGATAAATATAATATAAGAATCTATGTAAATTCAAAAAATAAGAATATTTTTGAATATCACTTAAATTGCCATGTGGCTGACATTTCATAA
- a CDS encoding response regulator transcription factor — protein MKIFLLEDDYSLNESIKEMLEAENFVVDTFYDGSVALENICGEYFVYIFDVNTPNIDGISLLEYIKNINPKSNVIIISANINITQIKEAYQKGCDDYIKKPFNIEEIILKIKKIVENYNIIHLAENIQFSLLNKTLLVNSCEVNLTKYERDFLYLLLKNKGQIISHSQIEDFVYNKQDKSLDAVRSLVKRLRKKVPKYNTNVYRRGIFYKITLFEIFILI, from the coding sequence ATGAAGATATTTTTATTAGAAGATGATTACTCTTTAAATGAATCAATTAAAGAGATGCTAGAAGCAGAAAATTTTGTTGTTGATACTTTTTATGATGGAAGTGTGGCTTTAGAAAATATTTGTGGAGAATATTTTGTATATATTTTTGATGTAAATACTCCAAATATAGATGGTATTTCCCTACTAGAGTACATTAAAAATATTAATCCAAAATCAAATGTGATTATTATTAGTGCAAATATTAATATTACTCAGATAAAAGAAGCATATCAAAAAGGTTGCGATGACTATATAAAAAAACCTTTTAATATTGAAGAGATTATTCTAAAAATTAAAAAGATAGTTGAAAACTATAATATCATACATCTTGCAGAAAATATACAATTTTCTCTTTTAAACAAAACTCTACTTGTAAATAGTTGTGAAGTAAATTTGACAAAATATGAAAGAGATTTCCTTTATCTACTTTTAAAAAATAAAGGGCAAATTATCTCTCACTCACAAATTGAAGATTTTGTATATAATAAACAAGATAAAAGCTTAGATGCTGTTAGAAGCTTAGTAAAAAGATTAAGAAAAAAAGTACCAAAATATAATACAAATGTCTATAGAAGAGGGATATTTTATAAAATAACCCTATTTGAGATTTTTATATTGATATAA